One Methylocapsa sp. D3K7 DNA window includes the following coding sequences:
- a CDS encoding outer membrane beta-barrel protein, whose protein sequence is MIRRIFLASAGALALAGTAFAADLAPPPPVFLPPPPLWTGFYAGVNAGYEWSASNSVDVVSAVAFNNAAVLSALGQSYAPAAALGATRNIPLNSNGFIGGGQIGYNYQFATSWLVGIEADIQGVAGGNGTTSVFTVTPRVGFPPNTVQTTDSVSKSLNYLGTVRGRFGYLLTPTLLIYGDGGLAYGGINSDTGIFGSEVPNTGSTPFFGLGRASTTRVGWTAGGGAEWLFLPNWSAKVEYAYYDLGSVTYSSGPLIATSNAGAPIHFINTAATRTHFNGNIVRAGINYHFNWGAPAPVVAKY, encoded by the coding sequence ATGATTCGCCGTATTTTCTTGGCGTCCGCCGGCGCGTTGGCGCTTGCCGGAACAGCCTTCGCCGCTGACCTTGCACCACCGCCGCCCGTGTTTTTGCCTCCGCCGCCCCTGTGGACCGGCTTCTACGCCGGTGTGAATGCTGGCTATGAGTGGAGCGCCAGCAATTCGGTCGATGTTGTGTCGGCGGTTGCGTTCAATAACGCCGCCGTCCTCTCAGCGCTTGGTCAGAGCTATGCCCCCGCGGCTGCTCTCGGTGCGACCCGCAATATTCCGTTGAACTCCAACGGCTTCATTGGCGGTGGCCAGATCGGCTACAATTACCAATTCGCCACGAGCTGGCTGGTCGGCATCGAGGCGGACATCCAGGGCGTCGCCGGCGGTAATGGTACCACCAGCGTGTTTACCGTGACGCCAAGAGTCGGCTTCCCGCCGAATACGGTTCAAACGACTGATAGCGTGTCGAAGAGCCTCAACTATCTCGGCACCGTGCGCGGCCGGTTCGGTTACCTCTTGACGCCGACCTTGCTGATCTATGGTGATGGCGGTCTTGCCTACGGCGGGATCAATTCCGACACCGGCATCTTCGGGTCAGAAGTTCCCAATACCGGATCGACGCCTTTCTTTGGGCTCGGCCGGGCCTCGACAACTCGTGTCGGCTGGACAGCGGGTGGTGGCGCCGAATGGTTGTTCCTTCCCAATTGGAGCGCCAAGGTCGAATATGCCTATTATGATCTCGGCAGCGTGACCTACAGCAGCGGTCCGTTGATCGCGACTTCGAACGCAGGCGCTCCGATTCACTTCATAAACACTGCGGCAACCCGGACCCATTTCAACGGCAACATCGTCCGCGCTGGAATCAATTATCACTTCAACTGGGGCGCACCTGCTCCGGTCGTTGCCAAATACTGA
- a CDS encoding outer membrane beta-barrel protein, whose translation MIRRILMASAGAFALTGAAFAADLPSRAPPPVFLPPPPLWTGFYLGINAGYEWSASTGINTATANVFSLPALNGNIGGAVATLATGNHSLNPNGFIGGGQIGYNYQFANSWVAGLEADFDGIAGAHRVGSVGQTGFVPGAAVPIADSSIITWRKSVNYLGTVRGRIGYLVTPTLLIYGTGGLAYGGVNASTGVVEQLGFGDTPSPFGTFGSISSTRVGWTAGGGAEWMFLPNWSAKVEYLYYDLGNATYRSALPQFGNLGTLLETIGVTRTSTHFNGNVVRVGLNYHFSWGAPAPVVAKY comes from the coding sequence ATGATACGCCGCATTCTTATGGCATCCGCGGGCGCATTCGCGCTGACCGGTGCGGCCTTCGCCGCCGACCTTCCGTCGCGCGCGCCACCGCCAGTCTTTTTGCCGCCGCCTCCATTGTGGACCGGGTTCTACCTCGGCATTAACGCTGGGTATGAGTGGTCGGCCAGCACCGGTATCAATACGGCAACGGCGAATGTGTTTTCTCTTCCTGCCCTGAACGGCAATATCGGCGGCGCGGTTGCCACTCTGGCGACCGGCAATCATAGCCTTAACCCCAACGGCTTCATCGGCGGCGGCCAGATCGGTTACAATTATCAGTTCGCCAACAGCTGGGTCGCCGGTCTTGAGGCAGATTTTGATGGCATTGCCGGGGCGCATAGGGTCGGATCCGTTGGCCAGACGGGATTCGTGCCGGGGGCGGCAGTACCGATCGCTGATTCCTCGATCATCACGTGGAGAAAGAGCGTCAATTACCTCGGCACCGTGCGTGGCCGGATCGGCTATCTCGTGACGCCGACCTTGCTGATCTACGGAACCGGTGGTCTTGCGTATGGCGGCGTCAACGCGAGCACCGGGGTCGTTGAGCAACTCGGGTTTGGCGACACGCCCTCCCCGTTTGGCACGTTTGGCAGCATTTCCAGCACGAGGGTTGGCTGGACCGCGGGCGGCGGTGCCGAATGGATGTTCCTCCCCAATTGGAGCGCCAAGGTCGAATATCTTTATTACGATCTCGGCAACGCGACCTATCGCTCCGCGCTGCCGCAATTCGGAAATTTGGGCACTTTATTGGAAACCATCGGCGTCACGCGCACTTCGACACACTTCAACGGCAACGTTGTCCGGGTCGGACTGAACTATCACTTCAGCTGGGGCGCTCCGGCTCCGGTCGTCGCCAAGTACTAA
- a CDS encoding outer membrane beta-barrel protein, which yields MLRRILLSSAGALALSGAAFAADLPSRAPPPVYVPPPPLFSWTGIYAGINAGYHWGGSSYSFIGADTDGAGLGTALGAGAVLAPAAHGSNGFIGGGQIGYNYQIQSFVLGLEVDIDGATGRNSRVAFHDGDLGFVPIASASAQQLDWLGTVRGRLGWAPIDHLLIYGTGGLAFGQSQAAFSVVAPAAAPPLFAFSSSSANVGWAAGGGIEYALPANWSNWSVKVEYLYYDLGRTTSSIFYTYAPNTSSVTGSIRHNGNIVRAGLNYRFNWWAPAPIVAKY from the coding sequence ATGTTACGCCGCATACTCTTGTCATCGGCTGGAGCGCTCGCGCTCTCCGGCGCGGCCTTCGCGGCCGACCTTCCATCGCGCGCGCCGCCGCCCGTCTATGTGCCGCCGCCGCCACTCTTCAGCTGGACCGGGATCTATGCCGGCATCAATGCTGGTTATCATTGGGGCGGGTCCTCTTACAGCTTCATTGGAGCCGATACAGATGGCGCTGGACTCGGCACGGCGCTTGGCGCCGGAGCGGTCCTTGCTCCTGCTGCGCACGGCTCCAATGGCTTCATTGGCGGCGGTCAAATCGGCTACAATTATCAGATCCAGAGCTTCGTTTTGGGTCTTGAGGTTGATATCGATGGCGCCACCGGGCGCAACAGCAGGGTCGCCTTTCACGACGGGGACCTTGGTTTCGTGCCGATTGCCTCTGCCAGCGCGCAGCAGCTCGATTGGCTCGGGACAGTCCGCGGCCGGCTTGGCTGGGCGCCGATCGATCATCTTTTGATCTATGGCACCGGCGGTTTGGCGTTTGGGCAGTCCCAGGCGGCATTCTCGGTGGTTGCTCCAGCGGCAGCACCGCCATTGTTTGCCTTCTCCTCTAGCTCGGCCAATGTTGGCTGGGCTGCTGGCGGCGGCATCGAATATGCGCTGCCGGCAAATTGGTCGAATTGGTCGGTGAAAGTCGAGTATCTTTACTACGACCTCGGCCGCACGACCTCGAGCATATTCTACACATATGCACCCAATACATCCAGCGTGACGGGCTCGATCCGGCACAATGGCAATATCGTCCGTGCGGGTCTGAACTACCGGTTCAACTGGTGGGCACCGGCTCCAATCGTCGCCAAATACTGA
- a CDS encoding outer membrane beta-barrel protein, which produces MLRRILLASAGAMALAGTAIAADLPPPPPPPPPPLWTGFYIGANIGGTWGNSNTINTATANLDPLNGLVLEALSNAASAGLATFNLAPQTVAFIGGGQIGYNYQFANSWVGGLEADIQGVSRNGNTSVFSNVNLPAAQSIIQTAVASKSLEYFGTVRGRIGFLATPTLLVYGTGGLAYGGAHASTLIGQDFTGSPFLPNLYTASGSVTNTRVGWTAGGGVEWLFLPNWSAKVEYLYYDLGSVTYGLSPLANFSTALGGTLFTLGAPVSRTHFSGNVVRVGVNYHFNWGAPPVVAKY; this is translated from the coding sequence ATGTTACGCCGCATTCTCTTAGCTTCCGCCGGCGCCATGGCGCTTGCCGGAACCGCTATCGCCGCCGACCTTCCGCCGCCGCCACCGCCACCACCACCGCCGTTGTGGACCGGCTTTTACATCGGCGCCAATATCGGCGGCACCTGGGGCAACAGCAACACCATCAATACGGCCACAGCGAACCTTGACCCCCTCAACGGTCTAGTTTTGGAAGCGCTCTCCAATGCAGCGTCCGCGGGATTGGCGACATTTAATCTCGCCCCGCAAACCGTCGCCTTCATTGGCGGTGGTCAGATCGGCTACAACTATCAGTTCGCCAATAGCTGGGTTGGGGGTCTCGAGGCCGATATCCAGGGCGTGTCTAGAAACGGCAACACCTCGGTGTTCAGCAATGTGAACCTTCCTGCGGCTCAGAGCATCATTCAAACGGCTGTCGCCAGCAAATCGTTGGAATATTTTGGTACGGTCCGGGGCCGTATTGGGTTCCTCGCGACCCCGACGCTTCTCGTTTATGGAACCGGCGGCCTCGCCTATGGCGGCGCCCACGCCAGCACCTTGATCGGTCAAGACTTTACCGGATCGCCATTTTTGCCCAACCTTTATACGGCGTCCGGTTCCGTGACCAATACGCGCGTCGGCTGGACAGCGGGCGGCGGCGTCGAATGGCTGTTTCTCCCCAATTGGAGCGCCAAAGTCGAATATCTCTATTACGATCTCGGCAGCGTGACCTATGGCCTCAGCCCGCTGGCGAATTTCAGCACCGCATTAGGAGGGACGCTCTTCACCCTCGGAGCGCCTGTCTCGAGAACCCACTTCAGCGGCAATGTCGTCCGCGTCGGCGTCAATTATCACTTCAACTGGGGCGCGCCGCCGGTCGTCGCCAAATACTGA
- a CDS encoding B12-binding domain-containing radical SAM protein, whose protein sequence is MSQEIEFKGGNGLSAGQGSPRNILCVFPRYVPSFGTFEYAYPLTDGVRAFMPPQGLLVIAAVLPKSWNVRFIDENMRSASASDFAWADAVFVSGMHIQRRRMDDICKRAHAAGKVAVLGGPSVSACPELYPAFDYLHVGELGDATDALIDILARDVARPPGQIVLRTATRRDLCDFPSPAYELADISRYFLGSIQFSSGCPYTCEFCDIPGLYGRVPRLKTPAQIIGELDKLVACGVNGSIYFVDDNFIANRRALRDLLPHLIEWQKRNGYAVSLSCEATLNIARSPEILKLMREAAFDTIFCGIETPETEALTAMDKRQNMVVPILDAVRAINRHGMEVVSGIILGLDTDSRDSGARILEFLEQSKIPMATINLLQALPRTPLWERLQQENRLLDEDICERESNIDFKLPYDEVLAMWQNCMATAYEPETLFARYEYQMRETRPNRLRRPWSRQRLSPRNIVKGIEILARLFWFVGVRSDYRWTFWKFALGRLRRRQIEPILSVGLCAHHLIMFARDASAGRGNASHYSVKARGLELEANLPR, encoded by the coding sequence ATGTCTCAAGAGATTGAGTTCAAGGGAGGCAACGGCTTGTCCGCCGGTCAGGGAAGCCCGCGGAACATCCTTTGCGTTTTTCCGCGCTATGTTCCGTCGTTCGGTACCTTCGAATATGCCTATCCGCTGACCGATGGCGTTCGCGCCTTCATGCCGCCGCAAGGACTGCTGGTGATCGCGGCGGTGCTGCCAAAATCATGGAATGTCCGCTTCATCGACGAAAACATGAGGTCGGCGAGCGCCAGCGATTTTGCCTGGGCGGATGCAGTTTTCGTCAGCGGCATGCACATCCAGCGCCGCCGGATGGACGACATCTGCAAGAGAGCTCATGCCGCCGGTAAAGTCGCGGTGCTCGGCGGTCCCTCGGTTTCCGCCTGTCCTGAACTTTATCCCGCATTTGACTATCTGCATGTCGGCGAACTTGGCGATGCAACCGATGCACTCATCGATATCCTCGCCCGCGACGTGGCAAGGCCCCCCGGACAGATCGTGTTGAGAACAGCAACGCGCCGCGACCTCTGCGATTTCCCGTCGCCCGCCTATGAGCTCGCCGATATTTCGCGCTATTTTCTTGGCAGCATCCAATTTTCGAGCGGCTGTCCGTACACTTGCGAGTTTTGCGATATTCCGGGACTTTATGGCAGGGTTCCGCGACTTAAAACTCCGGCTCAGATCATTGGCGAACTCGACAAACTGGTCGCCTGCGGCGTCAACGGCTCCATCTATTTTGTCGATGACAATTTTATCGCCAACCGGCGTGCTTTGCGCGATCTCCTGCCGCATCTGATCGAATGGCAAAAGCGCAATGGCTACGCGGTCAGCCTTTCCTGCGAAGCGACACTCAACATTGCTCGCTCGCCCGAGATCCTCAAACTCATGCGCGAGGCGGCGTTCGACACGATTTTCTGCGGCATCGAGACGCCTGAGACCGAGGCGCTGACGGCCATGGACAAGCGGCAGAATATGGTTGTCCCGATTCTCGACGCGGTTCGCGCGATCAACCGGCATGGGATGGAAGTTGTCTCCGGAATCATTCTCGGGCTCGACACCGACAGCCGTGATTCGGGCGCCCGGATTCTTGAGTTTCTGGAACAATCCAAAATTCCGATGGCGACGATCAATCTCTTGCAAGCGCTGCCGCGCACGCCGCTTTGGGAGCGCCTGCAACAAGAAAACCGGCTGCTCGACGAGGACATTTGCGAGCGAGAATCGAATATCGACTTCAAACTCCCCTACGATGAAGTGCTTGCCATGTGGCAAAACTGCATGGCTACCGCCTACGAGCCCGAGACTCTATTTGCCCGTTACGAATATCAGATGCGCGAAACAAGGCCCAATCGCTTAAGGCGGCCGTGGAGCCGCCAGCGTCTTTCGCCGCGCAACATTGTGAAGGGGATCGAGATTCTCGCCCGGCTCTTCTGGTTCGTCGGCGTGCGAAGCGATTACCGGTGGACCTTCTGGAAATTTGCTCTGGGCCGCCTGAGACGCCGCCAGATCGAACCGATTTTGAGCGTTGGCCTCTGCGCTCATCATCTCATCATGTTTGCGCGCGACGCCAGCGCGGGCAGAGGCAATGCGTCGCATTATTCGGTCAAGGCGCGCGGTCTCGAACTCGAGGCCAATCTGCCAAGGTGA
- a CDS encoding 50S ribosomal protein L11 methyltransferase — protein sequence MLEGLPPNNATHVMRLSCDEATARAVADIIVETFDPATTAAAAFEEAPDTCSWNSGAWAVEVYFGSPPDEANIRGLVAVVAGDSAAEAAVFGELRQRDWVASSLEGLAPVRAGRFLVHGAHGRGKAKANDLAIEIEAALAFGTGHHGSTRGCLCMLERVARRRDPAAILDLGTGSGVLAIAAAKLFKRAVQAGDIDPVCVTAASANARYNRVPGFVRPVLAKGSAHPRLRQGAPYDLILANILARPLRALAPQIVKLTAPRADIILSGLIARDVPGVLSAYRGQGMALLRRLDIDGWVTLLLQRRGGPRDI from the coding sequence ATGCTCGAAGGCCTTCCCCCAAACAATGCGACGCATGTCATGCGCCTCTCCTGCGACGAAGCCACAGCGCGCGCCGTCGCTGATATTATCGTCGAAACTTTCGACCCGGCGACGACCGCCGCCGCAGCTTTCGAGGAAGCGCCGGACACCTGCAGCTGGAACAGCGGCGCCTGGGCGGTCGAAGTTTATTTCGGTTCGCCTCCCGACGAAGCGAATATTCGCGGCCTTGTCGCCGTTGTCGCTGGGGACAGCGCCGCCGAGGCGGCGGTTTTTGGTGAGTTGCGCCAGCGCGACTGGGTTGCATCATCGCTGGAAGGGCTGGCTCCGGTGCGGGCAGGGCGGTTCCTGGTTCATGGCGCGCATGGCCGCGGCAAGGCCAAGGCCAATGACCTCGCCATCGAGATCGAGGCTGCGCTCGCTTTCGGCACCGGCCATCATGGTTCGACGCGCGGCTGTCTTTGCATGCTGGAGCGCGTCGCGCGGCGGCGGGACCCAGCCGCCATCCTCGATCTTGGCACCGGCTCGGGCGTTTTGGCCATCGCGGCGGCCAAATTGTTCAAGCGCGCGGTGCAAGCCGGCGATATCGATCCTGTTTGCGTCACGGCGGCGTCGGCCAATGCAAGATACAATCGCGTGCCAGGCTTTGTCCGTCCCGTCCTCGCAAAAGGCAGTGCTCATCCAAGGTTACGGCAGGGGGCACCGTACGACTTGATTTTGGCAAATATTCTCGCGCGTCCGTTGCGCGCACTCGCGCCGCAAATTGTCAAACTCACCGCGCCGCGTGCGGATATTATTCTCTCGGGTCTGATCGCCCGCGATGTTCCCGGCGTCCTCAGTGCCTATCGGGGACAAGGCATGGCCTTGTTGCGGCGCCTTGATATCGATGGCTGGGTTACATTGCTCTTGCAGCGGCGTGGCGGGCCGCGCGATATCTAG
- a CDS encoding lipopolysaccharide biosynthesis protein, protein MTVFLVSFCNIFMNFVIGLLIAKFLGPEEYGRFALAYATAIFVQTGFFDWIRLGATRFYSRRSRNEEPALRATLDFAFAVITMGLAAGLCLLLFTGINFTLSYGLIALALSVAAANGLFDYHTALVRACFDDKLFARLALVKNAVAFALMGGGAFLFGSAKMTLIGTIISLGGSVVTARAALRDPASKPYLARVSIARWLMAYSLPIVGANLLYLAIPLANRSVLAIVEGFSETGQFSLAYDFGTKAIQAIGSALDIVLFQIAVATHELHGPAQARQQIARNMTIVIAMVLPACTGLWLTLPSIEELAVPEAYRGHFDVLLPLMLTGLFCMAMIQYAISPIFQIEKKTAPLIAAALAACAADPLLLLFLHPGDGASRLAIAQTGAMLTALIVLIGFACRAWRQWPRPRDLAVAAFANALMGAIVLPMRDHEPGLATLIEQVATGVAVYAAVVLSFDVAGLRAITLARVRLTYARMKPL, encoded by the coding sequence ATGACGGTCTTCCTCGTCTCATTTTGCAATATTTTTATGAATTTCGTGATCGGGCTTTTGATCGCGAAATTTCTCGGCCCCGAGGAATACGGCCGGTTTGCTCTCGCCTATGCGACCGCGATCTTCGTCCAAACGGGTTTCTTCGATTGGATCCGGCTGGGCGCTACCCGCTTTTACTCGCGCCGGAGTCGCAACGAGGAGCCGGCGCTCCGGGCGACGCTCGATTTCGCCTTTGCCGTCATCACGATGGGGCTCGCAGCGGGTCTCTGCCTGCTCCTCTTCACCGGCATCAATTTTACACTGTCCTATGGTTTGATCGCGCTGGCACTCAGCGTCGCCGCCGCCAACGGACTTTTCGATTATCATACAGCCCTCGTTCGCGCCTGTTTCGATGACAAGCTTTTCGCGCGGCTCGCGCTCGTCAAGAATGCCGTGGCTTTCGCTCTCATGGGTGGCGGGGCTTTTCTGTTCGGTTCGGCCAAGATGACGCTCATCGGCACGATCATCAGCCTCGGCGGATCGGTTGTCACGGCGCGCGCGGCGTTGCGTGATCCGGCCTCCAAACCCTATCTCGCGCGGGTGTCGATCGCCCGCTGGCTGATGGCCTACAGTCTGCCGATCGTCGGCGCCAATTTGCTTTATCTCGCAATCCCGCTCGCCAATCGTTCCGTCCTCGCGATTGTCGAGGGATTTTCCGAAACGGGCCAATTCTCCTTGGCTTATGATTTCGGAACCAAGGCCATACAAGCAATTGGCTCCGCCCTTGACATCGTCCTGTTTCAGATTGCGGTCGCAACCCATGAATTGCACGGCCCTGCGCAAGCCCGGCAGCAGATCGCCCGAAATATGACGATTGTCATCGCCATGGTCCTGCCGGCATGCACGGGACTTTGGCTGACCCTGCCGTCGATCGAGGAACTGGCCGTGCCGGAAGCCTATCGAGGACATTTCGACGTGCTGTTGCCGTTGATGCTGACCGGCCTCTTTTGCATGGCCATGATTCAATATGCCATCAGTCCAATTTTCCAGATCGAAAAGAAAACTGCGCCGCTGATTGCCGCGGCGCTGGCGGCCTGCGCCGCCGACCCCTTATTGCTTCTGTTCTTGCATCCCGGTGACGGCGCATCGAGACTTGCCATTGCTCAAACAGGAGCAATGCTGACTGCCCTCATCGTGCTCATCGGCTTTGCGTGCCGCGCATGGAGGCAATGGCCGCGCCCGCGCGATCTTGCCGTCGCGGCTTTCGCCAATGCGCTTATGGGGGCGATCGTTTTGCCCATGCGCGATCACGAGCCTGGACTAGCAACGCTCATCGAGCAGGTTGCAACCGGTGTTGCGGTCTATGCGGCCGTCGTTCTGAGCTTCGATGTTGCCGGACTTCGCGCGATCACTCTTGCGAGGGTCCGCCTCACCTACGCCCGGATGAAACCGCTCTAG
- a CDS encoding cytochrome c biogenesis protein CcdA, which produces MTHDVTLPVAALAGLLSFLSPCVLPLVPPYLTFIAGTTIEEVATRRVSRARRDIFFAALLFIFGFSTVFVGLGATASAFGQVLHEHFARLTLLAGIAIVVMGLHFLGVFRFAFLYREARVNVQKPVGIWGAYIMGLAFGFGWTPCIGPILAAILAVAASQETVGRGIALLAVYSAGLGLPFLLVALAMEPFIGAIKRFRPYFGAIERVIGVLLVATGIAFLTGSIQDFSAWLLQNFPGLANIG; this is translated from the coding sequence ATGACGCATGATGTCACGCTCCCCGTTGCCGCCCTTGCCGGTCTTTTGTCGTTTTTGAGCCCCTGCGTGCTGCCGCTGGTGCCGCCCTATCTCACCTTTATCGCCGGAACAACCATCGAGGAGGTCGCCACCCGCCGCGTATCCCGCGCCCGTCGCGATATTTTCTTCGCGGCTCTGCTGTTCATCTTTGGCTTTTCGACGGTTTTTGTCGGCCTCGGCGCGACGGCCTCGGCGTTCGGCCAGGTGTTGCACGAGCATTTCGCGAGGCTCACCCTTCTCGCCGGGATCGCGATTGTCGTGATGGGCTTGCACTTTTTGGGCGTTTTCCGGTTTGCTTTTCTTTATCGCGAGGCGCGGGTCAACGTCCAGAAGCCGGTTGGAATTTGGGGCGCCTATATAATGGGATTGGCGTTCGGCTTCGGCTGGACGCCTTGCATCGGCCCTATTCTCGCGGCGATCCTCGCGGTTGCCGCCTCGCAGGAGACCGTCGGGCGGGGCATCGCGCTGCTTGCCGTTTATTCGGCCGGGCTTGGCTTGCCATTTTTGCTGGTGGCGCTGGCAATGGAGCCGTTTATCGGCGCCATCAAGCGGTTCCGGCCGTATTTTGGTGCAATCGAGCGCGTCATCGGCGTTTTGCTTGTGGCAACCGGGATCGCCTTCCTGACGGGGTCGATCCAGGATTTTTCGGCATGGCTGCTGCAGAACTTTCCCGGCCTCGCCAATATCGGGTAG